The following proteins come from a genomic window of Nostoc sp. ATCC 53789:
- a CDS encoding FAD/NAD(P)-binding protein, producing MNPSFLTAQTPTTIAIVGGGFSGSLVATHLLKTASQPLIIKLIERSHQMGKGIAYSTNTNCHLLNVSAGNMSAFPDDPGHLLRWLQYNRNELAAFFPEEVNASTFIPRKVYGLYIQSILAEAEATAPSDVRLERLTDEVVGIQPEEKGTIVSLRSGRCFAADKVVLALGNSPSPPPAIKNADSNNESYLRNAWSADALADLDIDAPVLLIGTGLTMVDMVLSLHDRQHRGKIYAISRRGLFPQKHQAAKPYPSFLTPETSPKSVRGWLHRLRAEVEVAAAQGYDWRSVIDSLRPIIQKIWQKLPIKEQQRFLRHLTAYWDVHRHRIAPKVADVVTEMLDSGQLNISAGRIREYQALPDGVAVTVCQRKTHANTVLHVHRVVNCTGVAADYRRSPHPLIADLRSQGLIRPNAIGLGLDADAHGALYTADSNVSTLLYTLGTPRKGNLWETVAVPELRLQAQELSQALLQSLPVRVRPIPTMLLLNRETGDGGSQIPQSSLLFRQLFDPETSSYTYLIGDRQTGDAVLVDPVLEQVDRDLQSLDELGLKLRYCLETHLHADHITGAGKLRQQTGCQVIVPQNAAVTKADRSLVGGEIIDVGSVAIEAIFTPGHSASHIAYLVNKTHLLTGDALFIRGCGRTDFQGGDPGTLYDVVTQRLFTLPDDTLVYPAHDYKGRTVSTIGEEKRFNPRFSDRSRSQFITIMNNLKLSYPQKMNATVPANEYCGDFIPQDSLNPAMSLATDEEKKQIEITVMTNTEIYNDYFAMYI from the coding sequence ATGAACCCTAGTTTTTTAACTGCCCAGACTCCAACCACGATCGCTATTGTTGGTGGAGGCTTTAGCGGTTCTCTAGTTGCTACCCACTTATTGAAAACTGCCAGCCAACCTCTCATCATTAAGCTGATTGAGCGCAGTCATCAAATGGGGAAGGGAATTGCTTACAGCACCAATACCAACTGTCATTTGCTGAATGTATCGGCCGGAAACATGAGTGCATTTCCTGATGATCCCGGACATCTGCTGCGTTGGCTTCAGTACAATCGCAACGAATTAGCTGCATTTTTTCCTGAAGAAGTCAATGCTAGTACCTTCATTCCCCGCAAGGTCTATGGTTTGTACATTCAGTCGATTTTGGCAGAAGCAGAAGCCACAGCACCTAGTGATGTACGACTAGAACGTTTGACCGATGAAGTCGTGGGGATACAGCCTGAAGAAAAAGGCACGATCGTCTCTCTGCGTAGTGGTCGCTGTTTTGCCGCAGATAAAGTTGTGTTGGCGTTGGGAAACTCGCCTTCTCCACCACCCGCAATCAAAAACGCAGACAGCAATAATGAAAGTTATCTGCGGAATGCTTGGTCAGCCGATGCCCTAGCAGACCTCGATATTGATGCGCCCGTGCTGCTAATTGGTACAGGACTAACGATGGTGGATATGGTTTTATCTCTGCACGATCGCCAACATCGGGGCAAAATTTATGCTATATCTCGACGAGGATTATTTCCCCAAAAACATCAAGCAGCTAAACCTTATCCTAGCTTTTTGACCCCAGAAACTTCACCAAAAAGTGTGCGCGGCTGGTTGCATCGCCTGCGTGCCGAGGTGGAAGTTGCAGCTGCCCAAGGCTATGATTGGCGATCGGTAATTGATTCTCTGCGTCCCATAATTCAGAAAATTTGGCAAAAACTACCGATCAAGGAACAGCAGCGCTTTTTGCGTCATCTAACAGCCTATTGGGACGTACATCGTCACCGCATTGCCCCCAAAGTGGCAGATGTTGTCACTGAAATGTTGGATTCTGGTCAACTTAACATTTCCGCCGGACGAATTCGGGAATATCAAGCTTTGCCGGACGGTGTAGCCGTAACTGTATGCCAGCGCAAAACCCATGCTAATACTGTCTTACACGTCCACCGTGTAGTGAATTGTACCGGGGTAGCAGCAGATTATCGCCGATCGCCTCACCCCTTAATTGCTGATTTGCGATCGCAAGGATTAATTCGCCCCAATGCCATCGGCTTAGGATTAGATGCAGATGCCCACGGTGCTTTATATACGGCAGACAGTAATGTTTCGACACTGCTGTATACCTTGGGAACTCCTCGCAAAGGCAACTTGTGGGAAACTGTTGCTGTTCCAGAATTACGGCTACAGGCGCAGGAATTATCTCAAGCGTTATTGCAGTCGCTGCCAGTACGTGTGCGTCCGATTCCCACGATGCTTTTGTTAAATAGGGAAACAGGCGATGGTGGCTCACAGATACCCCAGTCAAGCTTACTATTTCGGCAATTATTTGACCCTGAAACCAGTAGTTATACTTACCTGATTGGCGATAGACAGACAGGAGATGCTGTTCTAGTTGACCCTGTATTAGAGCAAGTTGACCGCGATTTGCAATCATTAGATGAACTAGGATTAAAGCTACGCTATTGTCTAGAAACTCATCTTCATGCCGATCACATCACAGGGGCAGGCAAACTTAGGCAACAAACAGGCTGTCAGGTGATCGTTCCCCAGAATGCTGCTGTCACGAAAGCCGATCGCTCTCTTGTCGGTGGCGAAATCATCGATGTGGGATCAGTAGCGATCGAAGCAATTTTCACACCAGGTCACAGTGCTAGTCACATAGCATATTTGGTAAACAAAACCCACTTATTAACTGGTGATGCCTTATTTATTCGTGGTTGTGGACGCACAGATTTTCAAGGTGGCGATCCTGGAACCCTATATGATGTGGTGACACAACGCTTATTCACCTTGCCAGATGATACCTTGGTATATCCCGCCCATGATTACAAAGGACGCACAGTTTCCACCATTGGCGAAGAAAAGCGTTTTAATCCTAGATTTAGCGATCGCAGCCGTAGTCAATTCATTACAATCATGAATAATCTCAAATTGAGTTATCCCCAAAAGATGAATGCAACAGTACCAGCTAATGAATACTGTGGTGATTTTATCCCCCAAGATAGCTTAAACCCGGCCATGAGTCTAGCTACAGATGAAGAAAAGAAACAAATAGAAATCACAGTTATGACTAATACGGAAATCTACAATGATTACTTTGCTATGTATATCTAG
- the psbA gene encoding photosystem II q(b) protein, producing MTTTLQQRSSANVWDRFCEWITSTNNRIYIGWFGVVMIPTLLAATACFVIAFIAAPPVDIDGIREPVAGSLIYGNNIISGAVVPSSNAIGLHFYPIWEAASLDEWLYNGGPYQLVIFHFLIGVFCYLGREWELSYRLGMRPWIAIAYSAPVAAATAVFLVYPIGQGSFSDGMPLGISGTFNFMIVFQAEHNILMHPFHQLGVAGVFGGSLFSAMHGSLVTSSLVRETTETESQNYGYKFGQEEETYNIVAAHGYFGRLIFQYASFNNSRSLHFFLAAWPVIGIWFTALGVSTMAFNLNGFNFNQSIIDSEGRVIATWADVINRANLGMEVMHERNAHNFPLDLASAESAPVALSAPAING from the coding sequence ATGACAACAACCTTACAACAGCGCTCAAGCGCTAACGTATGGGATCGATTCTGTGAATGGATCACCAGCACCAACAACCGCATCTACATCGGCTGGTTCGGCGTAGTCATGATCCCCACCTTGCTAGCAGCTACCGCTTGCTTCGTAATCGCCTTCATCGCTGCTCCTCCAGTAGACATCGATGGTATCCGCGAACCAGTAGCAGGTTCCTTGATCTACGGAAACAACATCATCTCTGGTGCAGTAGTACCTTCCTCCAACGCTATCGGCTTGCACTTCTACCCAATTTGGGAAGCAGCATCCTTAGACGAGTGGTTGTACAACGGTGGTCCTTACCAATTGGTAATTTTCCACTTCCTGATTGGCGTATTCTGCTACTTAGGTCGTGAATGGGAACTATCCTACCGCTTAGGTATGCGTCCTTGGATTGCGATCGCTTATTCTGCACCTGTTGCAGCAGCAACCGCAGTCTTCTTGGTATACCCCATCGGACAAGGTTCATTCTCTGATGGTATGCCTTTGGGTATCTCAGGAACATTCAACTTCATGATCGTGTTCCAAGCAGAACACAACATCTTGATGCACCCCTTCCACCAACTAGGTGTAGCTGGTGTATTCGGCGGAAGTTTGTTCTCTGCAATGCACGGTTCACTAGTAACCTCATCTTTGGTTCGTGAAACAACCGAAACCGAATCACAAAACTACGGTTACAAATTCGGTCAAGAAGAAGAAACCTACAACATCGTTGCAGCTCACGGCTACTTCGGTCGTCTAATCTTCCAATACGCTTCTTTCAACAACAGCCGCTCACTGCACTTCTTCTTAGCAGCATGGCCTGTAATCGGCATCTGGTTCACCGCCTTGGGTGTAAGCACAATGGCGTTCAACTTGAACGGTTTCAACTTCAACCAATCAATCATTGACTCTGAAGGTCGTGTGATTGCAACTTGGGCTGATGTAATCAACCGCGCTAACCTGGGTATGGAAGTAATGCACGAGCGTAACGCTCACAACTTCCCCTTAGATTTGGCATCTGCTGAATCTGCTCCTGTTGCTCTTTCTGCTCCTGCTATCAACGGTTAA
- a CDS encoding nucleoside deaminase has protein sequence MIPEYFMRLALAQAKEGDTPYGAVIVKDNEVVAVAHNTVIRDNDPSAHAEINVIRSLTAKLKNHFLEGYSIYTTCEPCPMCATACVWSGLSEIVYGASIQDLISINQSQINLSCEEVIAKSFRSIKVTKGILKNECLELFK, from the coding sequence ATGATTCCAGAATATTTTATGCGTTTAGCTTTGGCGCAAGCAAAAGAAGGAGATACACCTTACGGTGCTGTGATTGTTAAAGATAACGAAGTTGTTGCCGTAGCTCATAATACTGTTATCAGAGACAACGATCCATCAGCCCATGCTGAAATCAATGTTATTCGTAGTTTAACAGCTAAACTTAAAAACCATTTTTTAGAAGGTTATAGTATATATACAACTTGCGAACCTTGTCCCATGTGTGCAACTGCTTGTGTTTGGAGTGGTTTATCAGAAATTGTATATGGTGCTTCAATTCAAGACTTAATCTCGATAAATCAATCACAAATTAATCTATCTTGTGAAGAGGTAATCGCTAAATCATTTAGAAGCATTAAAGTCACCAAAGGCATTTTAAAAAATGAATGTTTGGAGTTATTTAAATAA
- a CDS encoding ion transporter, whose translation MLLSRQETEFYLKDLETPIGKAINLTLAALVLLSSGIFVAETYNIPDSVRFQLHLVDTAIVIIFAVEYLLRLWSAENKIQYVFSFYSIIDLMAILPFFIGMVDISFIRLLRWFRILRLIRFIDRRFLFATISTEDGMIFARILFTLFAIVFIYSGLIYQVEHPVNPQNYGTFLDAFYFSVVTMTTVGFGDVIPISELGRLLTVLMIFTGIALIPWQVGDLIKQVVKTANQVEMVCSNCGLAFHDIDAGFCKRCGTKLPSHRVD comes from the coding sequence ATGTTATTGAGCAGACAAGAAACAGAATTCTACTTAAAAGACCTAGAAACACCAATAGGTAAGGCGATTAATTTAACACTTGCCGCTTTGGTACTATTATCATCAGGAATTTTTGTCGCAGAAACTTATAATATTCCTGATTCTGTGCGATTTCAATTACATCTAGTCGATACTGCGATCGTTATCATATTCGCGGTGGAATATTTACTCCGTTTGTGGAGTGCAGAAAACAAAATTCAGTATGTTTTTAGCTTTTATTCGATTATTGACCTAATGGCAATTTTGCCATTTTTTATAGGGATGGTGGATATTAGCTTTATCCGGCTACTGCGATGGTTTCGGATTTTACGATTAATCAGGTTTATAGATAGAAGATTTTTATTCGCTACTATCAGCACTGAAGATGGCATGATCTTTGCGCGGATATTATTTACATTATTTGCAATTGTTTTTATTTATTCTGGCTTAATATATCAAGTAGAGCATCCGGTTAATCCTCAAAATTACGGGACATTTTTGGATGCATTCTATTTCTCTGTTGTCACAATGACAACTGTGGGATTTGGCGATGTTATTCCAATTTCTGAATTAGGACGTTTGCTAACGGTATTGATGATTTTCACAGGAATTGCACTGATTCCCTGGCAAGTGGGGGATTTAATTAAGCAAGTTGTGAAAACTGCTAATCAGGTAGAAATGGTTTGTTCCAACTGTGGATTGGCTTTCCATGATATAGATGCTGGGTTTTGTAAAAGGTGCGGGACTAAGTTACCTAGTCACAGAGTTGATTGA